GGACCCTAAATTCAAGAACCTAAGAGAGTGGGAGAGGGAACATGCTGTGGACTAAAAGGTTTATTTGTCGCGGGGGATACTTGTAATATTATAAACACTatacattttatttaatttgatgTTTATAACTGAGCTCGCTCAATTTTCGGCTAATTTTCCATCTATTGTCCCATGAGGTCAAATTATactgaccgcacgggataataggtTATCACAGACGGCTAGCATGTGCTAGAGCGACGGCACGAATCATCCCGTGCGGTCGCCCTAGCACGTGCTAGCCGTGGGGGTAACCTATTATCCCATGCGGTTGGTATAATTTGACCACACGGGATAatctattatcccgtgcggtcaccCTTATTgcaccgcacgggataatcgattatcctgtGCGGTCCGTATAACCCGACCCcatgggataatcgattatcccgtgcagtcggtccgcccgcacgcgaaaataaagATTTTCCCAGACTAGGAGCTGCAGGCGGGCCGGGCGACCGTACGGGATAATCTATCCAACCGCCCGGAAAAATGGGTATTGTAGTAGTGCATGAACTTAAAGTAGACTGATTAAAAAATAACCGATAAAATTGTGTCAATTTTGGCAGGTAAAAACTAGACTTCACTTAGAATAAAGAAGAAAGATATACACAAATCCAACTGTTAGATCAAAATCTGAAAGGAAGAAATACAAGATCAGTGCAAAACCAGCCAAAACTCACTATGCGGGAAACCCACATTTAAAAACCGGAATTATAGATGAATTTGCTTAATTTTATTGATCAAATCATCTTTCAAAAGTAACTATAAGAAACACCCCATCTGTCATAACTACGTTCCTCTCAAACCCTTAAAAAATAACGAATctttcatctttcttttttctcttttgttttccgtcttctctctttctttgtcTCCTCTACCTTTATGTAATAGATATAAGGAAAGCCCAATAACCAACAAGACTTGATACAACATGGCCCTGTTAGGATGACTAACTCTTAGCTCCTCTGTTCTTAGCTGATTACCACATTTATTATTACCGCAGTACTTTAGGAGTATGTCTTTTGGGCCTGTTCAGCTGCCGCAGCCACACAACTATAGCGGCCTGCCGAACACTCCCTTTATCTTGTAATAATATATAACTACTAGGTAAGACCTGGTAGTAGtttaaattatgaaattaacCCCTTGGATTCACAAGCCCGtaatatataaaaacaaaaccacCTGTCACTAGCCGGTTCAACAACATTATGTCCAAACACTATGAACTTAATTGCGTAGAATATCCTGTTCAATGTCTTGCAGCTTCCTGCAACCAAGTTAGAGCATGATCATCCATCCAGTGATATCATCCATTGCGTAGAATTGACTTTTGACCTCAGAAACCCCCATCCTAACCTCTGTTAATTCCATGTCACTCACCATGATGAGCTAGCTCTAGCTTCTTCTGTGCATCAAAGAtaacaaaaacatctttatttCCAGCTTGAAGGACATTAGTCGAAACAATAATTGTTTTTCTAAATATTCATCACACATatcacatataattttacacaaTACATTACCTCACTAGTGGAGAAACAATCTTTGGTCGGTCTGGCAAAATTCACATAGTCCCGGTttcaaaaagaaccgggactaaatattgtttttagtcccggttataaaaattttgatctttactactaaagatgatctttagtcccggttcatcccctgtcagatgtatgtcagggggccgaggatctttagtcctggttggtgtcaataaccgggaataaagatcaccactttagtcacggttggtattaccaaccgggactaaaattgaacgcgtagtatataatccctatcacttatcctctcctccacaattACAACTTAGACATATCAagtctctcccctctcttcagatctatcctctcttcctcatcccctctcctccacctccttcccttcctcctctcctcctccccccttcccttcccatccggcgggCTGGCGGGTGGCAGCGGctgtggcgggcggcggggccgtgGCAGGCGTCGTGCGGCGGTCGGCGGGGCGAAGGCCTGCGGGGCCGCTCTCAGCagccatggcgagcggcggcagcggcattgttttttcttcttcttttttttaaatttgtgattcactgagatgtacaaatttgtgattcattgtttggatctgtgatgtatttgatttgtatgtaattttttaggattttgtgatgtatttgatttgtgtgtataagtaactttatgatttgtgatgtggatttggtgatatgaatttgggatgttactttgatttggggatttggggattgatttggggatttgcctacttgattcgggagaaaataaaaggaaaaaaaaagaaaaagaaaagggcacCATCTGGTACTGCCGCTattgtctctttagtcccgattggtaacagcaaccggaactaaagatcccctctctttagtcccggatccttactcccggttggaaaactgggactaaagagggttcccaaccgggagtaaagatggtttctccaccggtGGCTGACATGTAAAAACAAAGTTTATCAATCTATATAAGATTGAAATATTGCAAAAAATTCTCATATTACAGATCTTCAGTCACGATTTTTTCCACACTAATCTATCCATCCAACCAACTAAAATAAACAAACCGTTTGTATCCTCCTTTTCTAGTTTTTCCCCAAAttatctactttttttttaggatcTTTACACTTGTTGGCTTATAAGACGTAGCCGAAATTTAGTTTTTGAAACTTAATTCTAAGTTAATTTTGAGGTATTTTTTAGCACTGGTTTTCAaatcacaaatatttttttatcgatAAATTAGTTTAAGTTGTTTAACTTATTATTACTGTTTGTCAGTGGTAGATCAAACTATGAGAAGTATAGAAAGGAATGCTCCCATTGTTTTGCTTGTTCTTACGCTTAAGAGTtgattttataatttgttttatcataGTTTGTTGCACAACATTTGTTTTTAaatcgttaagaacacatatataaaaattttactcatgatttattttaaattattaataaGCGACTcacataagtataagcgaaataATAGTGCCGGAAGTATAAAAAGGAAGTTGTTAAAGATTAGGGTAAAGCTCAATTGTGTATGCAACTATTGACCATAAGGTAGGACCCGGTGCAACTGACATTAGTTAATGCTAACTCTACAATGGCTATAACGAATTGGAATTAAGGTGAACCTCGTTGTGTCCCACTAAGCCTAGAAAATATTACTTCTCATCTATCCAATGAACTAGTATAAACAGTGaatcaataaaataaatgtattttatTCTTTTATAGCACACCTTAAGGTTAaggtcattttttttaatcaaagctTATGGCGTGCTTTCACAATGTTTAAAGTGCTGCATCTATTTGCTTTAAGGTTGCTTTTTGATACATTTTGCACTTCAAAacaaaggccgtgtttagttcggtgccaaattttttttacgtatacggacacacatttgaagtgttaaacgtagactaataataaaacaaattacagatttggactataaactgcgagacgaatcttttaagcctaattattccgtcattagcaaatatgggttactgtaacacttatggctaatcattgcgtaattaggctcaatagattcgtctcgcaatttacatgcaaactgtgcaattggtttttttcttccacatttaatgctccatgcatgtttccaaacatttgatgtgacggaaaaattaaaattttgaagaaaaaagttagaatctaaacacagccaaaattGTCAGTGGGTAAGTTAAAGATATAGTAATCAACTGCTGCACggctctactccctccatctcattttaagtgtatttatggatttttttccgacatttgaccgtccgttttgtttgaaaaattgatgaaaaaatagaaaaaaataagtcatacataaatactatttatgttttattatctaataataataaaaatactaattataaatatactccctccgtttcagaatgtaagtcattctagcacttcccacattcatattcatattgatattaatgaatctagactatatctcacaatgtaagttattctagcactcctcacattcatattgatgttaatgaatctagactaaATAAATGTGGAAagtgctagaatgacttatattgtgaaacggaaaaagtattttaaatacaacaaacaatcaaatatttaggccatgtttagttcagaCCAAACTTTTCCCggactcccaactttccatcacatcacatcacatccaaaactttcctactcacataaactcctaactttttttccaaactatcaAATTTCCTAAAACTCTCTAATTTCATAAATTAAACACAGCCACGTAAccccaatttcagaaactaaacacagccacgTAAGAAAACCACAAATACACTTGAAATGAAACTGAGGAAGTGCAATCTGCGCATGCAGCCAACGGCTCTAATGATGTGACAATGCAATGGCACTGGCACAGCACtaaagccaaagaaaaaaaaaatttcctccGAGAAATTGCAGAGCCTCTTTTCAATTTGTGCAAGGTGAACAAGAACGCGAATTTCCGGGATTCTTCTCTCCTCATCTCCAAAGCCAAACCAACAGCAAAAGCTAGTGAGAGAAACGAATACTAAGAGAAAACagattttaagaaaaaaaaactaaaaaagaagagaaaaacaacgaaagagagagagagaggggggcggcgccgccggcgacagagCCGCGACATGTGaggcgccgccggtcgccggagcgagcgagcgatgagcagcagcgccgccacctccacctacGCGGAGAGCGTCGCGTCCTGccgcgctcccgctcccgccaccCCCAGGCCCCCCCACGCCGCCGTGAGGCGCCACCTcgacttcgccgccggcgacggcggtgagctGGATGACGACGAggtcgaggacgaggacgaggacgacttCCTCTTCCGCGCCGCGGAGGAGACGGAGCGGAGCCACTACGAGGCCCAGCGCCGCGCTTCCGCACCTCCCCCACCGCCGTCTCAGCCCCCGGCTTTCCTCGAGAGGCCGTGCAtctgcggccgcggcggctgcgatgtggaggagagggagctcgGGCGGTGGGCCTACGTCTGCCCGGCGACTCCGGTgagcctctctccccctcacccaACATCGTTTCTTTACCCCCCCAAATTTTCACTCCGTGTgaggaaaagaagagaaaacgaCGATCTTTTCTTGTGTGCTTGGGTGGGCTTGCTGGAGATGAAATGCACTTTAATTTGATGCAAAGggttttgcttttgtttttagcttcatgttcagaaaaaaaaatttggttgacaaaaaaaatcaaaatgtagGGGAGTttccttgaatttttttttctagtgttCCCTTTCTAGGGATGGAATGCGGTTGATGGTTTTGCTTTGTTcagaaaatttaattttttggtTTACAAAAAGATCAAATGTAGGGAACTTCCTTGAAATTTTTTCTAGTGTTTCCTTTTCTAGGGATGTTAATGCGGTTGATGGTTCAGCTTTGTTgagaaaattttggttgataagatCAAATGTAGAGAATTTTGTTTTACCTTTCTAGGGTTGTTTCTTGGCTTCTATTGTCCTGTGGGGTTTATGCTTTGAGTGATTGAGGGAGGGCTGATTTGGTATGGTGAGATGGATGGTGATTGTTGGGCTTGTTTTGGCAGCAAGCCGTAGCTCTCAGTCTCATGTGACATTGAATGAGGTATTCTGCCAATTATGGTCTGCTACTGACGGCCAAATTTTGCCAATAACCTGAAAACcgatttctattttttttaagaactatcAAATTGAGATGGGAATTCAGAGGAACTATGTACACCTGTCATGTACTTAGATTATAGTGAGTACTTAGTACTTTTAGATTTTGGTTTGTAGTTACTATACTAGCAAATATTTTGTTTGTAGCCATCCAGATTTATCTGTCTGTAAATGCATGAGGCATGTCCATTTAGTGCCTTTTGCTATTGTTTAGAAATGACAGGCGATTTCCAGtatttatgttcatgttatcGTAATTTATGCAGCAGTGTTGACCTCACACTAGTTAATTCGTCTAATTCCTCGTGCATCTGTTATGCACTTCTGCTAGTGACATTTGTAATTGATGCTTTGCTGGTGGCCTTTGAACACACTATTTTGCAGCGCACCTGTTACCATTTTCtcttgaaatatatttttttaattgggTACATTTAGATAAAGTTCTCAAGGGGTAtgaatagaagaatttatttttATGCAACCATGTTTCCTTTCTGTGTTTTCGTAAGTCTGCAATTTTTGCATTGAAGTGCCTAATGTTATTGTAGCATCCAAATTTGATAGCTCAATTTGTCTCATGGCCATGAGCTCCACGTTCCACAATAGAACATCCTCCATTTCTGTAGCAGGATGCAATTAGAAATTGAATATACATGTTCTGCAATTGAAGTTATATGTTGGATTTTCTGAATGCATGTGTATATTTTCTCAAGCATGCGAGAGTACATGAGGAAAGGTAACTGGCATAAGTTTTAATCAATAGGGTAGTAGAATCATAAGGTGCTAATCTTTAACAACTTCCTTTCCGCAGCAAGTTCAAAAAATAAGTGGAGCTGACACATAATAACAATCACAAACCAGCCCTTATTCAAAGATGCTCTTGTTTGATTTCCTTCTTTTGCTTTAACCTCTGCTGACTTGATCTGTGCATTCTTTATGTGTAAACAAAACCGGATTTGTATATGTAAAGCTAATAATAGTTTTACTTGTTTCAGAAATGCAAATATTCTGTTTGGTGTGGAGAAGCTGATATTTGTCCAAATCCACAGCCTGCTTATATGAGTCATCCTAAACCAAATCCTCATGTTTTTAGCAGCCCATGCAGTCCTGTTGTGTTCAACAGTCCTAGCAATCATTTAGCTGGTTCTACAACTCCTACACCGAACAATCTCCAAGTTTTTAATGGTCCAAGAAACCCTCATGTGTCCAACAGTCCTAGCAATCATTTAGCTGGTTCTACAACTCCTACACCAAACAATCTCCAAGTTTTTAATGCTCCAGGAAACCTTCATGTGTCCAACAGTCCAAACAATCATCGATCTGGTGCTACAACTCCAGTTAACGCTAATCCCCGTGGTTCTAGATCAAGTGATAAACAACCAATCTGCCATTGTAGGGCTGGAAAATGCAAAGTGGAGACAATAAAAGGGCAAAAGTACTATGTGTGTTGTATACAGAAGGTAATGCTTTTGTTAACACTGTTCTTTGACTGGTTTCTCTTTAAATAATTTTGTGCATGATGATCAATTATGTTCAGCCATTCTGTTGTATTATGCAACATATTTTAGGTCTTATTAGCATATTGTTTATTCTGTCAGTTGTAGCTTTTACTAGccctagaaaaaaaacaacctatgAAATCTTGGGAAAAGCTTACAGTATTGGAATGGATTTTAAATAAGTGTATCATAAGTTCCAAAGTTGAATAGTTTTAAAACATATAATTTTCAACTATACATCAATCTACGAATAGCCTTATTAAAGGCTACTTGCACAGATGATCTATGATCTATCTCGCCTCCTTCACCACCACAAGGTCCTTTTATATGGTAGAGATGAGATTTTGATGTAACATATACTGCAAACAGAAGCAATATATATTCCAATGCAAATTTTACTCATAATATCCTACAGTTCAAGATTTTTCTGCTGATTGCTAGAACATGAAACTTAATTCCTATTTTAAACACTAAATTTCTCTTACAATCCTCTGCTAATTAAGGTTTTGTGAGCACAGAAGACAATTGAACTATTCAATACCTTGTACCTCGCAATGTCATTTAATTGTACCAATTTTGGCATGTTGAATTGAACCATTCAGTAACTTGTACCATGCCATGTCCTTTAATTGTACCAATTTTGGCATGTTGAAGAGATGGTTGAATCTTACTATCTTACATTTAATTGTACcaattttactaaattctgTATCGATGAATTCCTTGTCCTAAATACACTATttggtccttttttttcttctcagggACAAGGTGCATGCCCTTACCAAGTGCCGGTCAATGCTTTTGTTGAAGAATCACCACAAGCTGGAAACAGCGTTCCATTGGAGGATAACCGTGGGAACTACAGTCCAGTTAAAGTGGAGGCGAACAATGACAACGGATCAATCAATCCTGATCAACCTGAATACGATGAGTGGCCATTTGACATCGTCAACAATGATGTTGTATGCAGTGGCTTCTTGCCAACTGCTGAGCCTACACTAAGAGATGGTATAGTTGCTGGGGAATCGCCGAGTACGCAGCACCTGTCAAATGCTACGACTGAAGCGAAAACACCAGCAAAATCGCCCATTATGCCACCACCTCATGGTAGCGGGAGCCCCTTCACTCCTCGGTCGAACCCCTGCTACCGATGTGGTGAAGACGGGCACTGGTCCAGGAACTGCCCTAAGCCGGCTTCTAGCCCACTTAACTCTCCTTGCTACAACTGCGGCAAGCTTGGGCACTGGAGAGGTAATTGCCCTGGAACTTGATGACACAAGAGGGGTGTTAAGAAGCATATGATCGGTATCATTTTGGCAATGTGACAGGACCATCAGAAGCTAGGCTTAATGAGTAATGGCCTACTTCTGCTTAATGATTGACTCTCCCATGGCTGCCATGTAAataggtttagggtttagggtttatgcAATATGCTATAGTATTGGGCACCTGATACTACTTGTGGTGTCTGTGGCAGCAAGAGGTGGGCTCCTACGGTGTTTGTCCATCATCTGCTTTGTTAATCACTTCTTACATGAAGTAACCCCAGGATTAAGTTAGGTCGTAATTGGAACCTTCTGTTTATGGATCATGTATGGTATTTATGTCGCCTATAAAGATGTATCAATATATACTTACTTATATGGTAACTTattttaagggtgtgtttagttcacgctaaaattggaagtttggttgaaattggaacgatgtgatggaaaagttggaagtttgtgtgtgtaggaaagttttgatgtgatgaaaaagttggaagtttaaagaaataatttggaattaaacttggccttacatatatatatctcagTGCAAAGTGCAGACCTGTTACTGCTACAACTGCTACTTTGCTCCTTTCTT
The nucleotide sequence above comes from Oryza glaberrima chromosome 11, OglaRS2, whole genome shotgun sequence. Encoded proteins:
- the LOC127755345 gene encoding uncharacterized protein LOC127755345 → MSSSAATSTYAESVASCRAPAPATPRPPHAAVRRHLDFAAGDGGELDDDEVEDEDEDDFLFRAAEETERSHYEAQRRASAPPPPPSQPPAFLERPCICGRGGCDVEERELGRWAYVCPATPKCKYSVWCGEADICPNPQPAYMSHPKPNPHVFSSPCSPVVFNSPSNHLAGSTTPTPNNLQVFNGPRNPHVSNSPSNHLAGSTTPTPNNLQVFNAPGNLHVSNSPNNHRSGATTPVNANPRGSRSSDKQPICHCRAGKCKVETIKGQKYYVCCIQKGQGACPYQVPVNAFVEESPQAGNSVPLEDNRGNYSPVKVEANNDNGSINPDQPEYDEWPFDIVNNDVVCSGFLPTAEPTLRDGIVAGESPSTQHLSNATTEAKTPAKSPIMPPPHGSGSPFTPRSNPCYRCGEDGHWSRNCPKPASSPLNSPCYNCGKLGHWRGNCPGT